The Rhododendron vialii isolate Sample 1 chromosome 6a, ASM3025357v1 genome includes a window with the following:
- the LOC131330747 gene encoding uncharacterized protein LOC131330747 isoform X1, with amino-acid sequence MSRVAKWKLEKTKVKVVFRLQFHATHIPQAGCDKLFISFIPADSGKATAKTTKANVRNGACKWGDPIYETTRLLQDSKSKQYEEKIYKFVVAMGSSRSSILGEACINLADYADALKPSIVALPLHGCDSGTILHVTVQLLTSKTGFREFEQQRELRERGLQTGIELNSHDEVGPGKVSSSVEYGNDQMDKVNARVRIRPESRDLPSLEQEVGLNEDYADSAVGFDGSSNTSESLYAEKHDASSTHEIESLKSTVSGDLNGLSHCQSPREEKGHTSGHRHLAQGSSDWVHGWSSDYSMDNDLAVAYEESSRLRSSLELAESSILELKLEISSLQSNADEIGIETQKFAHQLASEISSGEELAKEVSLMRSECSKLKGDLEQLRSPTLKGLSIVEDKIRELQHKLYLGFHDRDLRFLHSDMEALLVFLQGLKQGTEGTSCKLNFPSEIANMEFSQISLGSEKSILGNGLDLDLYQPPDMLHCLSIEPNSTGVSTSEMKGKIFELLRELDEAKAEREILSRKMDQMECYYEALVQELEENQKQMLVELQNLRNEHSTCLYTIATTSSDMESMREDMNGQILRFAEERRELDSINRELERRAITSEAALRRARLNYSIAVDQLQKDLDLLSFQVVSMFETNENLIKQALSETSQPCFLGHPDANCSPEGSDSNKVVQCKNQNGGQNKQAFGSDILLEDMKKSILLQEGLYLKVEEELSEMHVVNLNLDVFSKILQETLLEASIDTMFMEGKIVELARELDLSNKSKNYLMLQLQTAMDDVEVLNEYKASCTANCSDMALKNQVLEAKLESVSRENCLLTQKVTEWDALMRECRSYESKYIFCSTEKADLANLLKQETLENGNLQKEISSLTEDLKTVKSERDLAQVSSSAANSEIMAVKQKFKHDIHNMGSRVEMLNALAEKLQLELETLANKFHISSSDAEEKYVHQNEELLADLVLLELELEKLTSKNLDLSKEILDLDTVTEEVGKSKLKIAELTQETQDLRMSLKDKTEESVKLASELDSLKESLRFLQDELHVERSFRGNLEGTIADLTSRLDENQHFRQLASDLQEEKSRDCLILQQKHEECIEKLHKEISRLAEVDSELSKMDGYVIAADVKVIFLRTQCETQTEELRKMLFDVEVMLNRSLGGEAHWIEENAMLVNSVESLRLELKDSVAQHEHLSNLNSNMSVQLEECKKNVANMEAGFSKDKSEHGLEVQQLKHMLVLSQQEMDTLRSDLRESAAQYRVISDLNSIMSVQLEEYNKKVATSEVQLSNDKSEHNLEVQQLKNMLVLSKEEIDTLRLELKDYVTRHGVLSDLNSTMASHLEEYKNMLANVEVGFSKDKSEHSLEVEQLKHKLLLYEEDIDTLRLELKESVAQHGVLSDLNRFMTTQLEEYKEKLETLAFHSFKEKSERSLEVQQLKHILDLSEEEIDNLMSSKEELEITVKLFKAKLDEVHVHMASQDEYNDELTQRLSEQILKTEEFKNLSIHLRDLKEEAEAECAKAREKKEFEGQSVAMQDTLRIAFIKEQYENRLQELRQQLSVCKKHGEEMLWKLQDSVDELEKRKKSEASHLKTNEELSLKILELEAELQSVVSEKREKMKGYDRMKAELECALLSLECCREEKQMVEDSLKECNEENNRIAAELTLTQGQLENIASTMSNQKEEINRSDELGHVSGDTVLRKTYEENVYADGNGSTGKPCLNCMNQHRLRNCEELESASTTPRIGGERTVPANMQTFEQGDLVTQSEDGITKHSFLEQGALLQNDAKHLAVINCHFKTQRLKCSMDNLQKELERMKSENSLPLDDLHFDPNSRGLQTELVQLHKANEELRGIFPLFNEFPGSGNALERLLALEIELAEALRTKQKSNTLFQRHPFPPCSSSFLKQHTDEQAIFQSFRDINELIEEMLELKGRYAAVENELKDMHDRYSRLSLQFAEVEGERQRLSMTLKNARTPKSFNHLSRSSSATDGDHPL; translated from the exons ATGTCGAGGGTTGCAAAGTGGAAGCTTGAAAAGACTAAAGTAAAAGTGGTCTTTCGGCTGCAGTTTCATGCTACACAT ATTCCACAAGCTGGATGCGATAAGctgtttatatctttcattcCTGCTGATTCTGGAAAGGCAACGGCAAAGACAACAAAAGCGAATGTGAGAAATGGGGCATGCAAATGGGGAGATCCTATTTATGAAACAACAAGACTTCTCCAAGACTCCAAAAGCAAACAATATGAAGAAAAGATATACAAATTTGTTGTGGCCATG GGTTCTTCACGGTCTAGTATCCTTGGTGAAGCTTGTATCAATCTTGCTGATTATGCCGATGCGTTGAAGCCTTCCATTGTTGCACTGCCTCTTCATGGATGTGACTCTGGAACAATTTTACAT GTCACAGTTCAGCTGCTAACTTCGAAAACTGGATTCAG AGAATTTGAGCAGCAAAGGGAACTTAGAGAGAGGGGGCTGCAAACAGGCATCGAGCTAAACAGCCATGATGAAGTTGGTCCTGGTAAAGTATCATCTTCAGTAGAGTACGGCAATGATCAGATGGACAAG GTCAATGCAAGAGTTAGAATCAGGCCAGAATCTAGAGACCTTCCATCTCTCGAACAAGAGGTGGGGTTAAATGAAGATTATGCTGACTCAGCAGTGGGATTCGATGGTTCATCCAATACTTCGGAAAGTTTATACGCTGAAAAGCACGACGCCTCTAGCACGCATGAGATTGAAAGCCTGAAAAGTACGGTTTCTGGCGATCTAAACGGACTTTCCCATTGTCAAAGCCCTAGGGAAGAGAAAGGGCATACTTCTGGTCATCGGCATCTGGCACAGGGAAGCAGTGATTGGGTACACGGCTGGAGTTCAGACTATTCCATGGATAATGACTTGGCAGTTGCTTATGAGGAGAGTAGTAGACTCAGGAGTAGTTTGGAACTGGCCGAGTCTTCTATTCTTGAGCTTAAGTTGGAAATAAGCTCTTTACAAAGCAATGCAGATGAAATAGGCATTGAAACACAAAAGTTTGCCCATCAACTTGCTTCTGAGATCAGTTCAGGAGAAGAACTAGCGAAAGAGGTTTCTCTCATGCGGTCAGAGTGTTCAAAGTTAAAAGGTGATCTTGAACAGCTTAGAAGTCCAACATTGAAGGGGCTTTCAATCGTGGAGGATAAAATAAGAGAGCTTCAACACAAGTTATACCTTGGATTCCATGATAGAGACTTGAGGTTTCTTCACTCAGATATGGAGGCATTGCTTGTTTTTCTACAGGGACTCAAACAAGGAACTGAGGGAACAAGTTGTAAGCTAAATTTCCCTTCAGAAATAGCAAATATGGAGTTCAGTCAAATTTCACTGGGAAGCGAAAAGTCTATCCTGGGAAATGGGTTAGATCTGGACCTGTATCAGCCACCAGATATGCTTCACTGTTTAAGCATAGAACCTAATTCTACTGGTGTTAGCACCAGTGAAATGAAAGGCAAAATCTTTGAACTTCTAAGGGAGTTGGATGAAGCTAAAGCCGAAAGAGAAATCCTTTCAAGGAAAATGGACCAGATGGAGTGTTACTATGAGGCTCTTGTTCAGGAGCTGGAGGAAAATCAGAAGCAAATGCTTGTAGAGTTGCAGAATCTCAGAAATGAGCACTCTACTTGCCTTTACACTATTGCCACCACAAGTTCTGACATGGAATCAATGCGGGAAGACATGAATGGGCAGATCTTAAGATTCGCTGAAGAGAGACGTGAATTGGATTCCATTAACAGGGAGCTTGAAAGGAGGGCTATTACATCAGAAGCCGCGCTGAGGAGGGCCCGCTTGAATTACTCTATTGCAGTGGATCAGTTACAAAAGGACCTTGATCTGCTATCTTTCCAGGTTGTATCCATGTTTGAGACAAATGAGAACCTTATCAAACAAGCGTTGTCAGAAACTTCACAACCGTGCTTTCTAGGGCATCCAGATGCAAATTGTAGTCCTGAAGGATCTGATTCCAATAAAGTTGTGCAGTGTAAGAATCAAAATGGGGGCCAAAATAAACAAGCCTTTGGTAGTGATATTCTTTTGGAGGACATGAAGAAATCCATCCTTTTGCAGGAAGGGCTTTACCTGAAGGTTGAAGAAGAACTCTCTGAAATGCATGTGGTAAACTTGAACTTGGATGTTTTTTCAAAGATTTTACAAGAGACATTGCTTGAAGCAAGCATTGACACCATGTTTATGGAAGGGAAAATAGTTGAACTTGCACGGGAGTTGGATCTTTCAAATAAGTCCAAGAATTATTTAATGCTTCAGCTGCAAACTGCAATGGATGATGTTGAGGTCCTGAATGAGTACAAAGCTAGTTGCACCGCGAACTGTAGTGATATGGCTTTAAAGAATCAAGTTTTGGAAGCAAAGTTAGAAAGTGTTTCCCGTGAAAATTGTCTCCTTACTCAGAAGGTTACAGAATGGGACGCACTAATGAGGGAATGCAGAAGTTATGAAAGCAAATACATTTTTTGCTCTACTGAGAAAGCAGATCTGGCAAATTTGTTAAAGCAGGAAACACTAGAAAATGGGAATCTTCAAAAAGAGATATCCTCTTTGACAGAAGATTTGAAAACTGTCAAATCTGAAAGAGACCTTGCTCAAGTGTCCTCGAGCGCTGCCAACTCGGAAATCATGGctgtgaagcagaagttcaAGCATGACATACATAATATGGGTTCTAGAGTGGAGATGCTCAATGCCCTTGCAGAAAAGCTTCAGTTGGAACTTGAGACGCTTGCTAATAAATTCCATATTAGCTCTTCTGATGCTGAAGAAAAATATGTGCACCAGAATGAAGAGCTTTTGGCTGATCTAGTGCTGTTGGAATTGGAGCTGGAGAAACTGACTTCCAAGAATTTGGATCTTTCAAAAGAGATTTTGGACTTGGACACTGTCACTGAGGAAGTTGGAAAGAGTAAATTGAAAATTGCTGAGTTGACACAGGAAACCCAAGATCTGAGGATGTCTTTAAAGGATAAAACTGAGGAATCTGTCAAGCTGGCATCTGAGCTTGATAGTTTGAAAGAGAGTTTGAGATTTTTGCAAGATGAGTTGCATGTTGAGAGAAGCTTCAGAGGTAACCTAGAGGGTACTATTGCGGATCTAACTTCCCGATTGGATGAGAATCAACATTTCAGACAACTGGCATCAGATTTGCAAGAAGAGAAATCTAGAGACTGCCTTATTTTGCAGCAAAAGCATGAGGAATGTATAGAAAAGCTTCACAAAGAAATTTCCCGTCTTGCTGAAGTGGACAGTGAGTTATCAAAAATGGATGGATATGTAATTGCTGCAGATGTTAAGGTCATCTTTCTTAGAACCCAGTGTGAAACCCAAACTGAGGAGCTTCGCAAGATGCTTTTTGACGTTGAGGTAATGCTGAATCGCTCTCTTGGTGGTGAAGCACATTGGATTGAAGAAAATGCAATGTTAGTGAATAGTGTTGAGTCCCTGAGATTGGAGTTGAAAGACTCTGTTGCTCAACATGAACACCTTTCCAATTTAAACAGCAATATGTCAGTTCAATTGGAGGAGTGCAAGAAAAATGTGGCAAATATGGAGGCtgggttttcgaaagataaaagTGAGCATGGTCTGGAGGTGCAGCAATTGAAGCACATGCTGGTGCTTTCCCAACAAGAGATGGATACCCTGAGATCTGATTTGAGAGAGTCTGCTGCTCAATACAGGGTCATTTCAGATTTAAACAGCATTATGTCGGTTCAACTGGAGGAATACAATAAAAAGGTGGCAACTTCGGAAGTTCAGTTATCCAACGATAAAAGTGAGCATAATCTGGAGGTACAACAGTTGAAAAACATGCTGGTACTTTCTAAAGAAGAGATTGATACCCTGAGATTGGAGTTGAAAGACTATGTCACTCGACATGGAGTCCTTTCAGATTTGAACAGCACTATGGCATCTCATCTGGAGGAATACAAGAACATGTTAGCAAATGTGGAGGTTGGTTTTTCCAAAGATAAAAGTGAGCATAGCCTGGAGGTAGAACAGTTGAAGCACAAGCTGTTGCTATATGAAGAAGATATTGATACCCTTAGATTAGAGTTGAAAGAGTCTGTCGCTCAACATGGAGTCCTTTCAGATTTAAACCGCTTTATGACGACTCAACTGGAGGAATACAAGGAGAAGTTGGAAACTTTAGCATTTCATTCTTTCAAAGAGAAGAGTGAGCGTAGTCTGGAGGTACAACAGTTGAAGCACATACTGGACCTTTCTGAAGAGGAGATTGATAACCTGATGTCCTCAAAGGAAGAGTTGGAAATCACAGTAAAACTTTTCAAAGCCAAACTGGATGAAGTGCATGTTCATATGGCCTCACAAGATGAATATAATGATGAGCTCACCCAGAGGCTTTCTGAACAGATTCTGAAGACGGAAGAGTTCAAAAACTTGTCTATTCATTTGCGGGATCTTAAAGAAGAGGCCGAAGCTGAATGTGCCAAAGCTcgtgaaaaaaaagaatttgaaggCCAATCAGTTGCTATGCAGGACACACTGAGAATCGCTTTTATCAAGGAACAGTATGAAAACAGGCTGCAGGAACTGAGGCAACAGCTTTCTGTTTGCAAAAAGCATGGAGAAGAGATGCTTTGGAAATTGCAAGATTCCGTTGATGAACTCGAGAAAAGGAAGAAATCTGAAGCTTCTCACTTGAAGACAAATGAAGAGCTATCACTGAAGATCTTGGAGTTGGAGGCTGAGTTACAGTCTGTAGTTTCTGAAAAACGTGAAAAAATGAAGGGTTATGACCGTATGAAGGCGGAATTGGAATGTGCACTATTGAGCCTTGAATGCTGCAGGGAAGAAAAGCAAATGGTTGAAGATTCTTTGAAAGAGTGCAATGAGGAGAATAATAGAATTGCAGCTGAACTTACCCTGACTCAGGGACAGCTGGAAAATATTGCATCTACTATGAGTAATCAGAAGGAAGAAATCAACAGATCAGATGAGCTTGGCCATGTATCTGGTGATACAGTTTTACGAAAGACTTATGAGGAAAATGTATACGCTGATGGGAATGGCTCAACCGGGAAGCCTTGCCTTAACTGCATGAACCAACATAGGTTAAGGAACTGTGAAGAACTAGAAAGTGCAAGCACAACTCCAAGAATTGGAGGTGAGCGAACTGTTCCAGCAAACATGCAAACTTTCGAG CAGGGTGATCTTGTAACACAAAGTGAAGATGGAATTACAAAGCATTCATTCCTAGAACAAGGGGCCTTGCTGCAGAATGATGCAAAGCATTTAGCTGTTATCAATTGCCATTTCAAGACCCAGAGGTTAAAGTGTAGCATGGACAATCTACAGAAAGAG TTGGAGAGAATGAAAAGCGAGAACTCCCTTCCACTGGATGATCTTCATTTTGATCCAAATTCTCGAGGTTTACAAACAGAACTGGTGCAGCTACACAAG GCAAATGAAGAGTTGAGAGGCATATTCCCTCTTTTTAATGAATTTCCGGGCAGTGGGAATGCATTAGAGAGGTTACTTGCTTTGGAAATTGAACTTGCTGAAGCACTGCGGACAAAGCAGAAATCAAACACTCTTTTTCAGAG aCATCCCTTTCCTCCATGTTCTAGTTCATTCCTGAAGCAACACACTGATGAGCAAGCAATATTTCAAAGCTTTAGAGATATCAATGAGCTGATCGAAGAGATGTTGGAACTCAAGGGAAGGTATGCAGCTGTGGAGAATGAGCTGAAGGACATGCATGATCGTTACTCTCGACTGAGTCTCCAATTTGCTGAGGTTgaaggagagagacagagactcTCTATGACACTCAAGAATGCCCGAACACCCAAGAGTTTTAATCACCTGAGTCGCTCCTCATCGGCTACTGATGGGGACCATCCCTTGTAG